The genomic DNA TGTCCAAGACGATGCCAAGGTCCTTTGGCCAAATATTGACCGAACTATGTGGCGTGTAGTCACCCGCTACTATGTGCGGTGCGCGGTTTTCTAACATCCAGCTAGTGCCAGCACACTTGCTAATAACCTCGACAAACTTTTCGGGTGTTACGCCTTGGGTTATGCCGAAAGTCAGTGCTTCTGCCATGACAGCAATATGGACACCGGCAAGCAGCTGGTTGACCGCTTTCATCGCACTGCCTGCGCCAGCCTCATTGCCCAGTGCGAAAACCTTTTCGGAAATGTCGTCTAATACAAGCTGCGTAGCGGCAAATGCTTCTGGCGTTCCCGCAGCCATAATAGACAGTTTACCGGATGCGGCTTTGACAGATCCACCAGAAATCGGTGCATCCAAATAATGCACCCCAAAAGTGGCGCAACGTGCCGCCATGTCTTTTGCAAAAGCAGGTGGCACGGTGGCGCACGATACGACAGCGGCACCTTTCTGCAATTTCTCAACAATTCCCTGATCGCCAAACAGGACACTCTCAGTTTGTGCTGCATTCAAAACAGCGACAATGACGACATCCAAAATAAGAGACGCATCGCTCAGACTGCCGGATTGGCCGCCTTCACGCACAAAGCGCGTCATCACTTCAGGGTTAATATCTTTCCCCCAAACTTTGTGCCCACCACGTAAGGCTGAGGCTGCGATGCCGAATCCCATCGATCCAAGCCCGATAGCTGCAACGTTCAGAGTTGATACCTTCATATTATTCATCTCAATTTCCTTTTACCCAACCAGGTAACCAAAGCGCAATTTCTGGGAAGAACAGCACAAGTGCGAGTGCCACGATCTGAATCGCAATGAAGGGTAGTAAAGCCCTAAAAATTTCAGAGAGGCTCATGTCGCTTGGCGCCACGGACTTCAAATAGAAAGCTGCTGGACCAAACGGTGGCGTCAGATAGCTGACCTGCATGTTCATCGCAAACAAAATGCCGAACCACACAGGGTCCATGCCAAGTGTAATGATGATAGGAACGAAGATCGGCATCGTCAAAAGTGCGATACCAATCCAGTCCATGAATAGGCCAAGCACAATCAAAATACCCATCATCATCAGGATGATCACCATTGGTGATGCGCCGCTGTCAAGAATTGCGCTTTCGATAAAGCGGTTTCCACCCATAAGGTTATAAACCCCAACAAGCGCCGCTGCGCCTAGGCCAATCCAGATAATCATTCCGCACGTTTCAAGCGTCTGCTTGAGGCTTGAACTGATCAATTCCCACGATACCTCGCCACGAACCAATGCTGAGATAAACACCCCAACAACACCCATAGCTGCCGCTTCTGTTACGGAAGCGACACCACCGTAAATTGACCCAAGAACAGTGAATGCGACACCAACAGGCAAAATCACACCACGCATCTTTTTGAGCTTTTCAGCAAGTGGCATGTCGAGTTCTGCTTGTGGGATCGATGGCCCCATAGAGGGATCAAGAGTGCATCGAACAAAAATATAGATGATGTAAAAGGTAGCTAACATAAGCCCTGGAACAACGGTCGCTAGAAACAGGTCACCGATGGAAACACTCGCTGTTAAACCATAAACGATTAAGACAATCGATGGTGGGATCATTGTCCCAAGCGATCCACCCGCACAAACAGTGCCGATAGCCAACGCTCGATTATAGCCAAGTCGAAGCATCTGTGGCAAAGCGATCAAACCAAGAAGAACAATCTCTCCGCCAATAATACCTGAGATGGAGGCAAGGAAAATAGCTGCTACAAGGGTTTGAATGGCGACGCCGCCCTTAAGGCGCCCCGCTACAAGGCGCATTGCGTCGTATAGATCACGTGCCATGCCAGAGCGATCTAGCAAGGAGGCCATCAACACAAACATTGGAATTGCGACAAGCACGTATTCATTCACGAACGAGTAGATACGGCTTGATACCAGCGGCACACCAGACACACCAAACCATGCTATGGTAAACATTATTGCGATAAGGCCAGTCACAAATGCGAGCGGAATACCAGTTAGAATGAGCACCATGATGCTGGTTACCAGCAGGATTGATCCGGTTTGAATTCCCAAATCACGCCCTTGGCTGAACAAGACGTAGCCACCTATAGCAAGGAGGCCGAATACAATTGCGATACCTATGATAGCGTATTTACTTGCAGCTTCACCTTCAGATTGACGGTAGCCAGTGCCTTTAAAAGCAACCCAAATATGCCCCAGCGACTGGATCGCCAACACAACGGCTGTGATAAATAGACCCATTTTAACCAGTGCTGGTGTGATCGGGTTCCACGCTGAGCCAGACCGCTCCAAGCGGAAATCACCTTGCGGAGTCCACCATGACTTTTCAACCATCGTTGAGGCTGCATAGGCAATGGCAATTGCAAAGAATAGGGCGAGCACTCCGTTCACAAAATCAAGCAGACGGCGCGTGCCACCACTCGTGCCAAAGTAAATCAGGCCAATGCGTATGTGCTTATCTGCAGCCAGGCACTGGATACCACCGTAAAGGTAACAAACGGCCACCAACGCAATCACAGTTTCATGCACCCAAATTGTTGGCGCATTAAAGAAATACCGCATAACAATTTCATAAAGTGATACGATCGTCGCTATTGCGAACAGAAAGCTAAAAATTCCGCCAAACGAGACAATTTTTCGGTCCAACGCAGTTTGTGGGCCAGCAGCATCTTCTTCGTGGGCGCGTTTGAGAGCCTCAAGCTGGGCCTCGACTTCGCCAGCAGTCATAGCTGAATTTTCTTGTGACATATCGCCTCCCTGAACGCATCCAAGTTATTTTTAATGAAAAAAGAGGGGCATTTCTGCCCCCCTTTGAGTGTATTTTTTAACGATTACTCGATCAGTAATCCCGCTGCGATCAGATAAGCTGAGACACTCGTATATGCCTTGCCTGCCATTTCGGAACGGTCAGCCCAGTTTGCCCACTGCGTCTGTGCAATCGCACGAAACTTAGACCGCTCTTCGTTAGACCAGTTGATGATCGTGATGTCTGGATCGGCGGTGGCTTCTGCTACAGCAATCGCGTTTTCTGCGTCAAGACGTGCAACCATATCTTGCGCGAAGTCGCGAACTGACACGTCAAGAATTGCCTTAAGATCGTCTGGCAACGTGTCGAAGATTTCCTTGTTAAGGGATACTTCAATTACCGGCATCGAATGGAACCCAGGGTAGAGCGGGTATTGTGCAAATTCATGCATTCCCTGCGCGTGGTTCGTCGAGAACACGGTGTAGTCTGCCGCATCGATCACGCCTTTTTCTAAAGACGTGTATACCTCAGAGCCCGGTAAGTTCACTGGGGATGCCCCTGCGGCCGCAAACACTTCCTGAACCATACCTTCGGGAGCACGCATCTTGATGCCTGCAAGGTCATCAACGCCGTAGATTGGCTTGGTTGACAAGAACGCCTCAACGCCTGTTGCTGATGCACCTAAGAATTGTAGGCCGTATGGATTAACGAGCTCGTTAAACAGCTCATTACCGCCACCATAGTTCATATAATTGAACATCTGCTGTGGTTCAGACCATGCCCCAACGAGGTTGCCAAGCATTGCAAATGCAGGATCTTTACCTGAAAAATACGACGGGTCAGTAATGTGACCCTGCAGAATGCCTGCTCCTACAGCGTCAAGTGTTTCGTTGTGGGCAACAACTGTGCCAACCGGGACAACTGTAATTTCGATCCGACCACCTGACATCGCTCCAACGCGCTCGGCCCATTCTTCTTCAATAGGAAAGAAGTTGTCTCCTGCCTGTGCGGATGTTTGAAACGTCCACTGATAGTCTTGCGCGTTAGCTATGCTTGCAAACAATGCGCTCGCGGCAACAACGCCAACAAAGACTGTCGTCTTCAAATTAGTAAGTTTCATGTCTTTCTCCCTTCGACGATCAGTTTTCTGACCCCCGTCTTTGCAATGTGACTAGGCCTTTCAGCTTTTAATCACTCTCCCCCCGCATCGGTACCGATACCGGTATCGGTACCAGTGACATACTCCAAGACAGCCTGTCAACGGTCTGGGAATTGCGTTTGACGCTTAAAGGAAATATTATGTGCTAAAGTATAGGCGTAGTGGACGCCTATAAATTCATTCGATTGTTGCTAAGTATATGAATAAAAATAAAACTTTGATTGACGTTGCTGCAGCTGCTGGAGTCAGCAAAATGACTGCGTCACGCGCATTGCGGGGTAGCAAAGACGTTTCCACCGAGAGCAAAGACCGGGTTATTGCAGCTGCAAAAAAGATTGGATACTTTGGGAATCACCTTGCAGCATCACTGTCTAGTGCACGTTCTGACCTGGTTGGGGTCATCGTTCCCAGCCTCACAAACATCGTATTTCCACAAGTAATGTCAGGTATATCCGACGGACTGTTAGGAACAGGTTTTCAACCTGCATTTGGTGTCACTGACTACAATCTTTATCGTGAATATGAGCTTGTCGGACGGATGCTCTCTTGGCGACCTGCCGGCATGATTATTACGGGAATGGAACAATCAGACCAGACCCGTAAATTGCTCATTGAAGCTGATATTCCAATCGTGCAAATCATGGATACAGACGGCGATGCCATCGATTACGTTGTTGGATTTTCCCATCAATCGGCTGGTGCAGAAATGGCGGAGGCGCTTTTTGGTGCTGGCCGCACTCGCTTTGGTTACATCGGCTGCAATCTTGAAAATGATTTGCGCGCAAAGAAAAGAAAACAAGGGTTTTTTGACGTTTTGAAGCGTTATGATATCGCAATAACCACACAGTTGGGTGGCATTCTGTCCTCAGTAAGTGAGGGCCGCCGCTTGACCCAAGAACTGTTGGAACAGACCCCTGATCTTGACTGCATCTATTTCTCGAACGACGATGTCGCATTTGGCGGACTTTGCTATTGTATTGAGGCAGGAATTGCCGTCCCAAATAGTGTGGCACTGGCTGGGTTTAATGGCCTAGGCTTACTAGAAGGCTTTCCCGGCCTAATCGCCACGTCAACGACCCAAAGGCACGATATTGGCCGGGCTTCCGCAGGAATCATAACGCAATCACTTCAAAGCCCAGAACAATTGAAAAGTCGAAAGCTTGTAATGCAACCAACAATTAACTTGGGTGCATTACAAACATAACCAATCTTGTATTGGCCGTGCATGTGGACTGCCACCGGCGATTCCAAATAGCTGATTAAGATGACCAATAAAGACAGAACACCCCTTCTTATCAAGGACTAACCCCATCTTATCGGTCAGACAAGGAATGGGTGCGTCCACCTATGATTGCCCGCGATGTTCGCAAGGTTGGCCACTTTGGCACTGGTCATCTGGAGGTGACAGTCAGGTCAAACTTGGATTTTTACAAAGCAAAGTCGCTGATCGAGCAAACCTATGAAGGTGCGCAGTTTTGTCAGCACAGCCCGTGTCGGACAAGGAATGGCCGCGTCCATGTGCAATTATAGGTGGGCGTAGCATCCCATAGAAGTCTTAGAGAACTGAGTGCTTTGGTATGGGGATGAAAGGGGTTGCTGAAAGGGAAGGGTGGCCAATTCCACCGATGGCCCTGCTCATCACTTGATTGGCTGGAGTTCCAACTCACAACAGCAGCCCCAGCATTGCTGCCGCTGCTGTTGCTTGATCAGTCTTGTTTATTCAACCGGAGCGTTATGGTTTCGCTTCACAGCGATGATGCTGGGAGGGGGCTTTGTTGCACAAATCGCCCTTATGGCGTGCTTCCCCTGACCCCTGACGGATTCAGCCTACAGTAACGGTGTTTGGGATGCCAAGGGCGGTGAAGCCGTTGAGTATCGCGGCACGGATTTGGACTTCCGCAACTTGCCGGTCAAAGTCTCGTGCGGCCAGGCGCTGCCCGAGTAGTTTCAAACAATGCATCTTTGTCTCAACACGACTCCTGCGGTGGTATCCGCTCAAGCGACGCCATTGAGCGCGGCCGAGATCCTTTGAGGACTGTACCGCTTCGTTTCGGGCTCTGGCCCCCAGCGTATCCGGCTTCCATAGCTTGGCATTCTTGCGTGGCGGGATGACAGCACGGGCATTGCGGGCCGCAATCGCATCATGGCATTTGCGGGTGTCATAT from Octadecabacter antarcticus 307 includes the following:
- a CDS encoding TRAP transporter substrate-binding protein; its protein translation is MKLTNLKTTVFVGVVAASALFASIANAQDYQWTFQTSAQAGDNFFPIEEEWAERVGAMSGGRIEITVVPVGTVVAHNETLDAVGAGILQGHITDPSYFSGKDPAFAMLGNLVGAWSEPQQMFNYMNYGGGNELFNELVNPYGLQFLGASATGVEAFLSTKPIYGVDDLAGIKMRAPEGMVQEVFAAAGASPVNLPGSEVYTSLEKGVIDAADYTVFSTNHAQGMHEFAQYPLYPGFHSMPVIEVSLNKEIFDTLPDDLKAILDVSVRDFAQDMVARLDAENAIAVAEATADPDITIINWSNEERSKFRAIAQTQWANWADRSEMAGKAYTSVSAYLIAAGLLIE
- the ltnD gene encoding L-threonate dehydrogenase — its product is MNNMKVSTLNVAAIGLGSMGFGIAASALRGGHKVWGKDINPEVMTRFVREGGQSGSLSDASLILDVVIVAVLNAAQTESVLFGDQGIVEKLQKGAAVVSCATVPPAFAKDMAARCATFGVHYLDAPISGGSVKAASGKLSIMAAGTPEAFAATQLVLDDISEKVFALGNEAGAGSAMKAVNQLLAGVHIAVMAEALTFGITQGVTPEKFVEVISKCAGTSWMLENRAPHIVAGDYTPHSSVNIWPKDLGIVLDIAKEVQFAAPITTAALQQFTAAAAMGLGGDDDAAVAKVYAKNAGITLPV
- a CDS encoding TRAP transporter large permease subunit, encoding MSQENSAMTAGEVEAQLEALKRAHEEDAAGPQTALDRKIVSFGGIFSFLFAIATIVSLYEIVMRYFFNAPTIWVHETVIALVAVCYLYGGIQCLAADKHIRIGLIYFGTSGGTRRLLDFVNGVLALFFAIAIAYAASTMVEKSWWTPQGDFRLERSGSAWNPITPALVKMGLFITAVVLAIQSLGHIWVAFKGTGYRQSEGEAASKYAIIGIAIVFGLLAIGGYVLFSQGRDLGIQTGSILLVTSIMVLILTGIPLAFVTGLIAIMFTIAWFGVSGVPLVSSRIYSFVNEYVLVAIPMFVLMASLLDRSGMARDLYDAMRLVAGRLKGGVAIQTLVAAIFLASISGIIGGEIVLLGLIALPQMLRLGYNRALAIGTVCAGGSLGTMIPPSIVLIVYGLTASVSIGDLFLATVVPGLMLATFYIIYIFVRCTLDPSMGPSIPQAELDMPLAEKLKKMRGVILPVGVAFTVLGSIYGGVASVTEAAAMGVVGVFISALVRGEVSWELISSSLKQTLETCGMIIWIGLGAAALVGVYNLMGGNRFIESAILDSGASPMVIILMMMGILIVLGLFMDWIGIALLTMPIFVPIIITLGMDPVWFGILFAMNMQVSYLTPPFGPAAFYLKSVAPSDMSLSEIFRALLPFIAIQIVALALVLFFPEIALWLPGWVKGN
- a CDS encoding LacI family DNA-binding transcriptional regulator; this encodes MNKNKTLIDVAAAAGVSKMTASRALRGSKDVSTESKDRVIAAAKKIGYFGNHLAASLSSARSDLVGVIVPSLTNIVFPQVMSGISDGLLGTGFQPAFGVTDYNLYREYELVGRMLSWRPAGMIITGMEQSDQTRKLLIEADIPIVQIMDTDGDAIDYVVGFSHQSAGAEMAEALFGAGRTRFGYIGCNLENDLRAKKRKQGFFDVLKRYDIAITTQLGGILSSVSEGRRLTQELLEQTPDLDCIYFSNDDVAFGGLCYCIEAGIAVPNSVALAGFNGLGLLEGFPGLIATSTTQRHDIGRASAGIITQSLQSPEQLKSRKLVMQPTINLGALQT